Proteins encoded by one window of Rutidosis leptorrhynchoides isolate AG116_Rl617_1_P2 chromosome 7, CSIRO_AGI_Rlap_v1, whole genome shotgun sequence:
- the LOC139858093 gene encoding uncharacterized protein: MLSIFGPKVHILSSKRNPVFFLFKPHTLTLAMATDSVQDNSRPTCPSCSRPTRVCLCTRFKTPILENTIAVTVLQHSLEKKHPLNSARIATLGLKNINIAHVSDVISDALFDIHFFKPDLDLGHHESVKNHKKFESLHPADISFTIDKRGSVTSLVNNWSQSQDFDNFLVDKDVINGVQNGFTVKKMQRWSDGNYVQEFEMVVPSGSILLFPCENSIGIEDVDFNVKNLIVLDGTWAKATRMYKENPWLRLFPHLKLDIGKLSVYGEVRRQPKAGYLSSIESIVYTLKAIGKEDIEGLDCLLDVFESMIGDQRRCKNERLDFESSSSNM; the protein is encoded by the coding sequence ATGCTCTCCATTTTTGGACCCAAAGTCCATATACTGAGCTCCAAAAGAAACCCGGTTTTCTTCTTATTCAAGCCACATACCCTAACCCTAGCAATGGCGACCGACTCTGTTCAAGATAATAGTAGACCCACATGCCCATCTTGTTCGAGACCCACTCGAGTCTGTCTCTGCACACGATTCAAAACCCCAATTCTTGAAAACACAATTGCAGTTACAGTTCTTCAACACAGTTTAGAAAAGAAACACCCACTTAATTCAGCTAGAATAGCAACCCTAGGTCTCAAAAACATCAATATTGCACATGTTTCCGATGTTATTTCAGATGCCCTTTTCGATATACACTTTTTTAAACCAGATCTTGATCTGGGTCATCATGAATCAGTCAAGAATCataaaaagtttgaatctttacatccAGCTGATATTAGTTTCACTATTGATAAAAGGGGTTCAGTTACTTCACTTGTAAATAACTGGAGTCAAAGTCAAGATTTTGATAATTTTTTGGTTGATAAAGATGTGATTAATGGGGTGCAAAATGGGTTTACTGTTAAAAAGATGCAGAGATGGAGTGATGGAAACTATGTTCAAGAATTTGAAATGGTGGTTCCTTCGGGTTCGATATTACTATTTCCATGTGAGAATTCGATTGGGATTGAAGATGTAGATTTTAATGTTAAGAATTTGATTGTATTAGATGGAACATGGGCTAAAGCTACTAGGATGTATAAAGAGAATCCATGGTTGAGATTGTTTCCACATTTGAAATTGGATATTGGTAAGTTGAGTGTATATGGTGAAGTGAGACGACAACCGAAAGCTGGATATTTGTCGTCAATTGAGAGCATTGTGTATACACTCAAGGCGATTGGTAAAGAGGATATTGAAGGGTTGGATTGTTTGTTGGATGTTTTTGAATCGATGATTGGAGATCAAAGGAGATGCAAGAATGAAAGGTTGGACTTTGAAAGCAGTAGTAGTAACATGTAA